The Drosophila sechellia strain sech25 chromosome 2R, ASM438219v1, whole genome shotgun sequence nucleotide sequence GCCCTTGGACCTGCTTATAGCCATAAGGGAAAATGCGCCACTAGGGCAATATCAATTGACCAACTAGATGGCGAACATGGCAGTCGAGGAAATCGAGAGCAAAATAGTCCAGTTGTTCGTAGAGAACCCCCTCCTGCGCTACGGTAGAGCTCCATCAGTGACTTAATGCTATTTACTAATAAGGTATTTTATCTCATCATATGTAGGTGCTGTTGGTCTGTGCGCCATCTACCTGATCTTTGGCTGGGGCGCCCAGCTACTGTGCAACATCATTGGGGTTCTGTACCCTGCATATATTTCCATCCATGCCATCGAGTCCAGCACAAAGCAGGACGACACCAAGTGGCTGATCTACTGGGTCACGTTTGGCATCTTCACcgtgattgaattcttttcgAGTCTGCTAACATCGGTGATTCCCTTTTACTGGCTGCTGAAGGTGAGCTTTGCATTCCTCACATATAAGGAACTTCTTATAAATGCTTTAACTCCACATGCAGTGTGCTTTCCTCATCTGGTGCATGCTGCCCACGGAACAGAATGGTTCTACCATCATCTACCGCAAGCTGGTGCGACCCTACTTCCTGAAACATCACGAATGTGAGTAAATCTACCTCTTTGATATTGCAATTTTACTAAAAAGAGATATATTTTTGCACACAGCCGTTGACAGGATCATCGATGATGGCATGAAGAAGGCCGCTGGAGTGCTGAAGCACGACTAGAAGGCGAATGTGCCGTAGCTCCGACCGCTTCTCGCTTATCCATGCATTTGGTTTTGGGCCTGGTCACCAACCTCACCTCGTATTGGTTACGTTttgcaataaattttaattctgtattcattttgttgttgataAGAGCACCAGTGTTTGCTGAACCAGAAGAAATCTCCGTTTGTTAAACGTAAAACCGAAAAGGAGGCTTTTATTGAGGCACAACTATCTTTAGGCGGTTGATTCCGCCTTTTCTGGCGATGCCTCCGCTTCGGCAGCTGCCCTCCGGTTCCGCCAGGCGGTCATGTAGGTGCGCGGGTGGATGGGCAGTAGTCCGGCGATTCCCAGGAGTTCTGCAGCCGGCGTGGATAAGTGGGCACCTTTGCCCAGCCAATAGCGGATTCTCTCCGTATTCAGGGCCACCAGTCGTTCGTTGTAATTGTTGGGCAGGGGGTCAAAGGAGCCCACCTGCTCGATGACAGGCTGGTGCTGGTTCTTCCGCCTCTAAACCGGAAAATACAGTTTCCAATTAAAAGTTATAACCATTTTAATGGCCTAAAAGTACGCACCTCCATGACGACAATGTGATAAAAAGGCCGGTTGGTGCAGCCCAGGCGTACGAAACGTATGATTTTGGCTGACTTGGCATAGAAGCGGCCAATGCCACTTGCTGGCGATAGTGACATctcaatatattatatatctaaTACAAGTTTTATCATAAAATAAGGATTCTTCTTCAATCAGAAAATGTGAATTGTTATGCAAAGCATGACCGTTGAgggcaaattaaaaaataccaAGCTATTGGGTCACACTTTTAGTTGCCCAGCCAGCGTTGCCACCTCCGACCGCCCATATTAGACAGTTGCGGCGCCTCGGTAACCCTGGCCTGCGCACACACAAGATGGCGTCAGAGAACGAGAAGCACGAACACTAAGGAATTTGTTCAGTGGTGTCTGTGTCTGTGAATTATATTGAAGGAAAAAGAgtgttttgtttataaatttaattgcaaaaacTGCACATCGTCACACGGGGCGCGTGCACACACATCGgcgcacacgcacacccacGCCCAGGCGACACCAAAACGCAAAACGGAGAGTGTGTGTTATCAATGGAGTGTGTGTTCCCCAACGCCAAGTGAATTTTTTTCGTTGAGACCGAGGGACGGAAAAAAATGGCGCCCGCAGCCAGAGCAACTTGACTTTCTTTTCGGTCCTATATAGTTAGTAGTTGCTTGCCCCCGTCTCGTCGTCGGCGAGCGAATTCGGTGATTTTATTTCGATTTCGTCGCAGTGCGATATCCCCAACGAAGAAAACATAACGAATAATTGATGAAAAAGTGCTTGAAAGAGACCCCCCCAAACGTATTCGAATTTGTTGTGTACATTTTGGCTTCGAACACAGCCTCAAAAATACCATTACCAATTTCCACTTACTACTACTAGAGAGGAGGCTAGTATTTTGTACGTGCTTTagaatacatacatacatacctaCATATACCACAAGCAAGCGAGAAGTGCAATTACATTTGCGTTTGGAAATTTTGCGCTTTTTTCTCTTCCGTCCTCccatccaaaaaaaaaaaatccccGCTCCCCCTCTCTCTGTCTTTCTCAACCCGCATTGTGCTAAATAATGTGTGCCGCCCAGAATCCGCCGCCCTTCGGCTATACCTGGGGTTTTGCGGACAACGGCAACCGCGCCGCCGAATCGGTACTGGAGATATCGCCCAACATCAACTATACGGTCAGCGGGGAGTCGGTGAGTTCAAAGTTATAGCTCTATAATACTGATAAACCCGTTGAAAGCTGCCAGTCTAAGGATATTTCCCCCCTCTTGCCCACGTTGCTCCaggtgcgtgcgtgtgtgggtgttggtgctgctgttgctgttgctttccCACACCGAATTGTGTTGTGGCCCACCAATGCAtacacacaaacgcacacacgcacTGCGTTACACTCGCTCACGGACTCGCTCGCCTCACCAACACTCGCTGCTTTCGGCAACGAACTGTGTATGTATACGGCCCGAATGGCATTCACGTATACGGTATACGTGGAAAACGAGCGACAGCAACTGCGACATAAATACTTACGTACATGTACAACGTATATATGCATACGCCACACGCTTTATGTAACTGCGTTGTCATGCGAATATACGAATATGTACGAATGAacgtacgtatgtatgttAATAGGGGGGGATGGAGCGAGTGTGTTAGAATTCTTTTACCATACATCCATACGGATTTTTTTCGTTTCCATTTCATTCGTAAACATTCATAATTTGGTATTTGTAAAACGAATGCGTACACAATTGGCTCTGTGTGCAGAGAAATTCCCAAAACACAACACGCGCACCTGGCGagcaagtaaataaataaatagcaaTAAATTCCCCCCACAGGCAAATCGGAGCAATTAATTAGCGGGAAGGTCGTGAAATTTTCAAAAGTCTGGCAGCTGGCACAGGCAATCGATGCCAATCGATATTTTTCTAGGCTATTCATGCATATATCGCTAACCTAATTTAAGttctattaataattattgCTTATCCAtaagttttgttgttgtttgtttcattttttttttgagagcAATACTTTTTGTTGTGCAATTGACAGGAGAAattgtgtttgttgttttttagtTTATATTTGCGGGCACTTACACAATGGCAAACGCGGCGAATTCGCCGCACTTGCGCGCCCGATATCTCCGCATGTGTGCGTCAGTGCCGAATTCGCCGCGCTGACTGCCctctgtatgtgtgtatatgtatgtatgcacgCACACTCGACCAGAAATGACGTGTGCTCCCCAGTGTGCGTTTGGTGTCGTGCGTGTGTTTTGATTACTTTTGCCGCACCATTTTGGCGCCCATCACACACACTCTCATGCCACGATGTCCAAttgcactcacacacatacagagtGAAAAAGGCGCGCTTTTTGCGAACATCCCCTCCCGCTCTCAGCGCCCAACTTCCCCCCTCGCTCATCGTCTATCATCTGTTGCCGCACTGCTGGCTGCGCAGGTGTAGCGTGGTTATTGGCGGTTATTATCAATCAGAGCGAAAACAAAAGACAAGCACTTGGCCAATAGAAGCATCAACCGCCAACAACTCGAATCACAGCCTGCAGATCTTAGCATAGCTGGTGACGACTGTACTACCTGCCAAGTTTGAGTTCcccgaaaaaaaaaggttCATGAAGGTCAATTCATTCATAAGTTTGAACTGAACAATAAAACAGCCACAAGTTTACTTCCTCTCATTtgtttaaatgggtttttggtCATTAATATATTATGTCTTTTTGTATAGAATCGTAGGAATGACTAGGTGCAatgtacatataaatattatttatttattattcttttATATAAAAGAGTGTTTGTTGTTTGATTTAGAATCTTTCTGTGAATGAAATCATTAGCCAAagcatttataaataaatttgtaagcCAGTCTTTTATAAAATCGCAATTCCAAGGACCACgtgtaaacaaaacaagcaACTCCTACAACATAAGCATTTTTAAGTTTATTCAGAAATAAGAACAAACCTTTAATTTATCCCCATTAGCCAGGATTACTAAAAGTCTTTGTTCCAGATGCCCTATCTACTATCGACGGATGGATCATTGGCAGTTCAAAAGGATGTCAAAGGCCTTACAGCTGGCGGCAAAAATAATGTTGTTCGTCGTATGTTCGTCGTAAACGATCCTTCATTTCCGCCTGGAACACAAAGGTGCGTTGGCCCAAAGAGATCCCCAATGTACATATAAACAATTCTAAATCCCTTGCAGAGTTATCACTGCCGGCGGAGCATCGACGGTGGTCAAGAAGCAGGACAACAACCAGCAGGTCCTGAGCCTCGACAAGAACTGTAAGTGGATCGATTCTAGACGAATCAGAAACCCATCGATTCGATTCAGTGTTGCACGCATTGCTGTTACTGTGTTGTgattatctatatattttggGTTTTCTGTTAAtcgattgtttttctctctctactcccgtttatttatttaatttatttatattttttttttaattctcgCTCGATCTCGCTCGCCCTTGAATTCAACCCGAAAAACCGAacccgaaaccgaaacccaaAATCCACCATCTCCTCCGATAAATCCCATTGTGCTTGTGTGTTTGCCCGATTTTGCTATTGCACCCGATCGACCACCGACCCACCGATCATCTCGCTAACTGCATCGCACAAAAACTACAACATTACCATCTCACCATAtaacaccacacacacacacaacacctCATCACTTGGCGGGCGGCGGGCGCGGGCTGATCGAACCTTCCTCCAACCGAAATGAAACGTATCAACCCATCGAATTGAAACAACAGATCTGCTGGTGGATCCGGCCAcggccgcagcagcagcagccgctgcTGGTGGGGATTCGGGTCTCGCCCACCACCATACGTTGACCAATGGCAGCATTGTTGATGCGAAGACCGGACAGACGGTGCTAACCGCCGGATCTGCGGCGGCCAAGTCGCACTTCAGCTCGATCGGAGCACTGCATCTTACGCAAGAGGAGTGCAACGAGATCCTGATCAAGCGCGCCATCGCTGCCGGCCACCATCAGACGCACACGATCACCGCTGCCGATGGATCCCATCACCATGCGTCCGGCGGGACACCAAGTAAGCATCTCAAATCTGTGTTTGTTACCCCTGATCCAGTCCCTCCTGCCACCTACTCCTCCACACACTACACACTACAATCAGATCTGATCCCCGATTGAAGTAATCCTACCGGAAAATACCCGGCATATTGGTACACTCTCGGTTCCGGTTGCTTTTACCTGGTTGCGTGGTTACGTTGTAATCATAGATTTTGCCATTGTGTTTAGTTTGTCTAATATTGTTTTAAGTTTGATTAACCCAATTGAACCCAAATAGTTTGATTTTGCATATTCAGTTTGTTCGGATCtttgatttttttcctttgtttcttctctatttttttgtatcttcCTTTGAATTCCATTTGGCTTTTGTTCCGTTGGCGGTGCAACAACACTCTTAGGTGACATACTTCCTGGTATTTCAGTTCAAGTACAGAAAGTTATACAAGGACTGGAGGATAACGAGGACTCGCAAGGCGAAGCACCCAACCTAAAGTTGGAGCCAGGCACACTAGAGTTGTCCCCGAAGACCGAACTACAGGAATCAATGCATTTCAGCGAAGTAAGCCAACCTCCTTGGATTTTTTAGTGTGGTATATTAACCTGTAACCTGTTTCATTTTAGACGGACGCCACCATCAAAAAGGAACGCCCGTACAGTTGCGACGAGTGCGGCAAGTCCTTTCTGCTCAAGCATCATTTGACAACCCACGCACGCGTGCACACAGGTGGTTGTTCTTGTTCCTGGCAGAATACCCGTAACATATGAACAGGCCTAATCATTCCGTTTGCCCCACAGGTGAACGCCCCCACATCTGCACCCATTGCGGCAAGAGCTTCGCGCACAAGCACTGTCTCAACACTCACCTGCTGCTTCACTCCACGGAGAGACCTTATCAGTGCCAGGAGTGCAAGAAGAGCTTCACCCTCAAGCACCATCTGCTGACCCATTCGCGGGTCCACAGCCGTGAGCGACCATTCGTCTGCCAGGAGTGCGGACGCGCATTTCCGCTTAAGCGACACCTGGTCACGCACAGCAAGTTCCACGCCGGCGAACGACCGTATGTTTGCGAGGAATGTGGTGAGAGCTTTGCGCAGGAAAACCACCTGATTATGCACTCGCGGTAAGTTGGCTTATTAATTCTATTGATTTTCTGGCTTGACTGTTAATTGTTTTTCCCGCACAGCTTCCACGGTTCATTGAATCCATTTGTTTGCGCCGAATGCGGAGCTTCGTTTCCACGCAAGTTCCAATTGGTTAACCACGGACGTATTCACGGCAAGATTCCCCATTCGTGCACCGTATGCGGCAAAGAGTTTCTACAAAAGCGAACGCTAGTTTCCCACATGAGGTAAGGACAGCGCATATATTGTTATGTTGTGATTATTATTTCTTAAATAATCTTTTAAAGGCGGGTACATACCGGCGAGCAGGCGCATCCCTGTGTCAGCTGTGGCGAGGGGTTCCTTACAAAGGCCGAACTGCACCAGCATGTGAGGACGGCGCACAATGGCGTCAATCCTAACACGAGCAGTGCCACCATCATAGCAAATCAACAGGTTTGTAGGATGAGCCTTTATTGAAACCATTGCATAGAAATTTACTGATTTAAATTACAAACTCAAGCAGCTACAGCAGGCCCATCACCACCAAGCCGGACAGCAAACGCATCCGCAGACCATAACCGTGGTGAGCAATCCGGGCAACTCCACGTTGCTGACTGTATCCACCACGGATGCCAATGGCGTGGCACGACCGCAGTTTGTGTGCCGGTAAGTTGTGGCAACCCAAGCAATTGGAACTACGTTAACCCTTGACTTATCTTTGTAGGGAATGCGGCAGTGCTTTTAATAGCCGAGAAGCCTTGGCACTTCACTTGCGCCTTCACACTGGCGACAAGAGCCTAATGACAGATCTGTGTGCCTTGACAGCCGCGCTGCCGGGTCACTTCTTGAGCACGGCTAGCCTGAATCCGGGCACCGTGGTCACGGCCAATCCGAATCTGGTGGGTCAGAGCCCAGTGCCAGTGCAGATCATATCGTCCACCGGTCAGGTGATGTCGCAGACCACGCTGGTGCAGGCCGCCAACTCGACCCATCCACAAGCCGTGGTCACCGCGGTGCCTACGATGCCCGTGCACGGCCAACAGCAGCATCTGCAGCACGTggcccaacagcagcagcaacagcaacaacagcagcaacagcagcagcaacatgttgtCTCCGTGGCGCCGGCCAACAAACCGAAGTCGCATTTCTGCGCCAGCTGCGGCAAGGGATTCGCCGCCAAGCACGGTCTCATGCAGCACAATCGGCGTCACCCGAACGGCGGCTGCACGGTGCGCACACACGTGTGCGAGTGCGGCAAGGCCTTCTTCCAGAAGAACCACCTGATGCTGCACCAGCGCCAGCATCTGGAGACGAAGCCAGCCATATCGCAGCAACAGGTATGCTAGACTCCAGTTTCAGTCCAGTGCCTCTCCGATAGCCCGAAAAAATCAGATAACCAGTTAACCCACATAACTCGATATCCCGTCAATCCCGGATCTGATCCGAAACGCTCCGTTCCGCTctttaatgcttttatatttacacaCTACTTAAGTCGATTAGAGTTAATTCTAGTTGGGAGTAAGTTAGGCGGTCCTAACGTTCATGTAAAATACTAAGCACCTAAGCAATGTTATCAAATCCACAATAAACGATTCATATTGGCAACGATTCTTAAAAGACTTTGTCAGTCAGTCGGGAAGCGGCGAGCAGATTTAGCGTAATCTAAGTTAAATGTGCCACTTGTTTTGCGTCCAACTTTAATCAGCAATGCCCGCCCATTTATCCATCATCTATACGTATATGTACCACTGAACCAATGAAACCAATCTGAAACATAATCGCATTACCTTCTCCACTACTTTGCAGCTTGTTGTACCAACTACTTCTTACTAAGAATTAAGTGAAacagaaaaactgaaaaaaaatgataaataCAACCACAAATGAACATTAAAACCTAATCAAACGAAAATCAACTCGAGCAACATCCATTTGCACAAGCGCACACCCACATGTTTGAATGTAAATTCAAACTCAGATGCGAGAGGAACTGGGGATTTTTGATCCATTCCGTTCAGATCTGGGTGAGAtgtgtgtgcgggtgtgtCTGCCTATGTGAAGGTGTGTCTGTCTATGAGTGTCTCTTACCAAAATCTATAAACTAAAAGAAACCCATAACACTGCAATGAATACAATCTAATCGTATAGTATCAAATCGAATTCCATTCAAAGGCTTCAGTTTGCGCGTTTAGGTGTGTATGACATATCCAAATTATCGCTTATTGTCTATAAGTGTTTCTGTACATCATGATTTTCGTATGTCTTTCGTTGTTATTGctgtttaatttgttgtttgtCGTATGCTTGAGATTTACCTAATCATAGTCGACTTTGCCTGCGTCTTCCCTGTATCTCCTCCACTATGATCTTTACATTTTTGTGCATTCTTATTCTTATTCCCTTTCTTCGAAGCGTGCGACACGTTGCTTGTTCCCTCTTTGCCTGAGCGTAATCCTTAGTTGATATTAGTTAATATTATTTCTGCATATATAGACGTCTAGTCTAGTTGAGAGGCTGACATGGCCGAAAGTCTTTCACTGGCCGAAGCTAAACCTCTTTTGTCCTTCCCCACTTTTACAGGAGGCCGCCGCACAGCAGCAACTGGCGACTGCcggcgagcagcagcaggtgcagGTGCAGATAATGCCTGATGGCCAGATTCACGGAAAGGTAATCAAGTACGAGATCTGTCGCAGCGTATTGCCGGAGgatcagcagcaggagcaggcggACATGAGCGCGGAGTAATTGAGATAAACTGTAAATACATGGGAcgtgcaacagcaacagcaacagcagcaacacaaaagtagcaacagcatcagtagcaacagcaacagcatcagcgCATAATGGGACACCAGCACACTTGGACGGAGACAGGCAGATCCCCACCAGAAAGGTCATCGGAGTGGGGGCGTATGCGTCGTAAGCGATTCCcttaaatgtaatattttaGTTAGCCATAGTTTAGCGGTTAAGAAATCGGATTGTACACATAAATGTTAACTAGCGTTACAGACATGAACACAccttatataatatatatatatacagacaTATATAGGTTTACGTAGAGTATCTGTTAATTTTTGCGATGCCTTGGTCGCATCTAAAACAACAACCTGTATGAGTTGCAAGTTTTAAAGCGTTACGTTCAATTGGTTTTACGCATTACACGATTTTTAATAACACAACTTATACACAAACTTATATTCAAATAgacgaaaaatatttatgcctAAGTGTAAACTGTATACATATTAACATGAAACATGATTAACATTTGCGTGGTCCTCATCGTGGGCGTGTGCACCTCGTTCCGTAGGGGGAGAGGGTATTCCTGCCCAGAATCGCGTTGGTGCAGCATTTTTCGATTGTACATACAGAAACCGGAGCTCGCTACAAGCCCAAGCGAATGCAGAACAGGTCCAAAAGAGCGCAGACACTCCAGTCGGAGTCGTCTGAGGTCTAAGGAATGTGGAGTAGGTGCCTGGCACAAAAACTAGCTAACACAGATAACCAACACGTAAGGCGGGAGAGATCTTTAACGTAGGTGACTGCAATTGTTTGacaacccaaaaaaaaacacaatccAGCAAACGAGAAACTTAACTTAAAAATTATCCAATGCAAATAGAACACGAGAAGCAGCTAACAAGAATAGACACTCTTATAACCGAcccacatcatcatcatccaaTGCACGCTTGGCGACGTATATCACACTGTAAAAAATCTACATTAAGTCTTGGTAATTATCGTAATCGGATAAATGaaacaataaataatgaaCCTACACACTAagcatatattttaatatgtaAGCCTTAAAGAAATACAAAAGGAAAATATGAATTATAATAAACAAACCAACGTGTAATTGCAATCATTGCTGGCTGCATTGTTAATGAACAAAAGTACGTTCACCCTTTTGAATGTATTAGGGGGGTCTTATCTGTTGATTATATAGTTTTCTATCTTTTGATAAGAAAAGAGCCACATATGCCATTcataaaattggaaaaagGCTTAGATACAACCATTTTACCATTTTGTGGTAAAATGAatatagttttatttgaaGCAAGTTCTTTTAGCTTAATTAGAAGACATGTGCATTTTTTTGGACATACAGTTTTGTCGCCCAGCGTATTGCCCAAGGAACTTTCCTTTGTCAAAAATGAATGAAGCACTTATTTATAGATCTGCtgattaaacaaacaaacgcaaatatttgccatatTGACTATGAGTCAACTCAATTGCAATACCTCAGCAGTAAAATATTGATTTACTTACGGAATGTTGAAAAGGGAAGTacgaaatatgcaaatttggtAGAATGCCAAGGCATAAGTTAGGCCAGATAAGATAAAAGAAGTTTAACACAAATAGTTGCCTAATGGTTTTGGCTAAGCGAATACATAAGGCACTATTTATTTCCACAGGTGCCCCCCAAATGGAAGTACAAATTAGATACATACTCGTATGATCGACGGATGGG carries:
- the LOC6609102 gene encoding zinc finger protein 665 isoform X12, producing MCAAQNPPPFGYTWGFADNGNRAAESVLEISPNINYTVSGESMPYLLSTDGSLAVQKDVKGLTAGGKNNVVRRMFVVNDPSFPPGTQRVITAGGASTVVKKQDNNQQVLSLDKNCDILPGISVQVQKVIQGLEDNEDSQGEAPNLKLEPGTLELSPKTELQESMHFSETDATIKKERPYSCDECGKSFLLKHHLTTHARVHTGGERPHICTHCGKSFAHKHCLNTHLLLHSTERPYQCQECKKSFTLKHHLLTHSRVHSRERPFVCQECGRAFPLKRHLVTHSKFHAGERPYVCEECGESFAQENHLIMHSRFHGSLNPFVCAECGASFPRKFQLVNHGRIHGKIPHSCTVCGKEFLQKRTLVSHMRRVHTGEQAHPCVSCGEGFLTKAELHQHVRTAHNGVNPNTSSATIIANQQQLQQAHHHQAGQQTHPQTITVVSNPGNSTLLTVSTTDANGVARPQFVCRECGSAFNSREALALHLRLHTGDKSLMTDLCALTAALPGHFLSTASLNPGTVVTANPNLVGQSPVPVQIISSTGQVMSQTTLVQAANSTHPQAVVTAVPTMPVHGQQQHLQHVAQQQQQQQQQQQQQQQHVVSVAPANKPKSHFCASCGKGFAAKHGLMQHNRRHPNGGCTVRTHVCECGKAFFQKNHLMLHQRQHLETKPAISQQQEAAAQQQLATAGEQQQVQVQIMPDGQIHGKVIKYEICRSVLPEDQQQEQADMSAE
- the LOC6609102 gene encoding zinc finger protein 436 isoform X13, producing the protein MCAAQNPPPFGYTWGFADNGNRAAESVLEISPNINYTVSGESMPYLLSTDGSLAVQKDVKGLTAGGKNNVVRRMFVVNDPSFPPGTQRVITAGGASTVVKKQDNNQQVLSLDKNFQVQKVIQGLEDNEDSQGEAPNLKLEPGTLELSPKTELQESMHFSETDATIKKERPYSCDECGKSFLLKHHLTTHARVHTGGERPHICTHCGKSFAHKHCLNTHLLLHSTERPYQCQECKKSFTLKHHLLTHSRVHSRERPFVCQECGRAFPLKRHLVTHSKFHAGERPYVCEECGESFAQENHLIMHSRFHGSLNPFVCAECGASFPRKFQLVNHGRIHGKIPHSCTVCGKEFLQKRTLVSHMRRVHTGEQAHPCVSCGEGFLTKAELHQHVRTAHNGVNPNTSSATIIANQQQLQQAHHHQAGQQTHPQTITVVSNPGNSTLLTVSTTDANGVARPQFVCRECGSAFNSREALALHLRLHTGDKSLMTDLCALTAALPGHFLSTASLNPGTVVTANPNLVGQSPVPVQIISSTGQVMSQTTLVQAANSTHPQAVVTAVPTMPVHGQQQHLQHVAQQQQQQQQQQQQQQQHVVSVAPANKPKSHFCASCGKGFAAKHGLMQHNRRHPNGGCTVRTHVCECGKAFFQKNHLMLHQRQHLETKPAISQQQEAAAQQQLATAGEQQQVQVQIMPDGQIHGKVIKYEICRSVLPEDQQQEQADMSAE
- the LOC6609102 gene encoding zinc finger protein 665 isoform X1, coding for MCAAQNPPPFGYTWGFADNGNRAAESVLEISPNINYTVSGESMPYLLSTDGSLAVQKDVKGLTAGGKNNVVRRMFVVNDPSFPPGTQRVITAGGASTVVKKQDNNQQVLSLDKNYLLVDPATAAAAAAAAGGDSGLAHHHTLTNGSIVDAKTGQTVLTAGSAAAKSHFSSIGALHLTQEECNEILIKRAIAAGHHQTHTITAADGSHHHASGGTPSFCSVGGATTLLGDILPGISVQVQKVIQGLEDNEDSQGEAPNLKLEPGTLELSPKTELQESMHFSETDATIKKERPYSCDECGKSFLLKHHLTTHARVHTGGERPHICTHCGKSFAHKHCLNTHLLLHSTERPYQCQECKKSFTLKHHLLTHSRVHSRERPFVCQECGRAFPLKRHLVTHSKFHAGERPYVCEECGESFAQENHLIMHSRFHGSLNPFVCAECGASFPRKFQLVNHGRIHGKIPHSCTVCGKEFLQKRTLVSHMRRVHTGEQAHPCVSCGEGFLTKAELHQHVRTAHNGVNPNTSSATIIANQQQLQQAHHHQAGQQTHPQTITVVSNPGNSTLLTVSTTDANGVARPQFVCRECGSAFNSREALALHLRLHTGDKSLMTDLCALTAALPGHFLSTASLNPGTVVTANPNLVGQSPVPVQIISSTGQVMSQTTLVQAANSTHPQAVVTAVPTMPVHGQQQHLQHVAQQQQQQQQQQQQQQQHVVSVAPANKPKSHFCASCGKGFAAKHGLMQHNRRHPNGGCTVRTHVCECGKAFFQKNHLMLHQRQHLETKPAISQQQEAAAQQQLATAGEQQQVQVQIMPDGQIHGKVIKYEICRSVLPEDQQQEQADMSAE
- the LOC6609102 gene encoding zinc finger protein 665 isoform X3, encoding MCAAQNPPPFGYTWGFADNGNRAAESVLEISPNINYTVSGESMPYLLSTDGSLAVQKDVKGLTAGGKNNVVRRMFVVNDPSFPPGTQRVITAGGASTVVKKQDNNQQVLSLDKNYLLVDPATAAAAAAAAGGDSGLAHHHTLTNGSIVDAKTGQTVLTAGSAAAKSHFSSIGALHLTQEECNEILIKRAIAAGHHQTHTITAADGSHHHASGGTPSFCSVGGATTLLGDILPGISVQVQKVIQGLEDNEDSQGEAPNLKLEPGTLELSPKTELQESMHFSETDATIKKERPYSCDECGKSFLLKHHLTTHARVHTGGERPHICTHCGKSFAHKHCLNTHLLLHSTERPYQCQECKKSFTLKHHLLTHSRVHSRERPFVCQECGRAFPLKRHLVTHSKFHAGERPYVCEECGESFAQENHLIMHSRFHGSLNPFVCAECGASFPRKFQLVNHGRIHGKIPHSCTVCGKEFLQKRTLVSHMRRVHTGEQAHPCVSCGEGFLTKAELHQHVRTAHNGVNPNTSSATIIANQQLQQAHHHQAGQQTHPQTITVVSNPGNSTLLTVSTTDANGVARPQFVCRECGSAFNSREALALHLRLHTGDKSLMTDLCALTAALPGHFLSTASLNPGTVVTANPNLVGQSPVPVQIISSTGQVMSQTTLVQAANSTHPQAVVTAVPTMPVHGQQQHLQHVAQQQQQQQQQQQQQQQHVVSVAPANKPKSHFCASCGKGFAAKHGLMQHNRRHPNGGCTVRTHVCECGKAFFQKNHLMLHQRQHLETKPAISQQQEAAAQQQLATAGEQQQVQVQIMPDGQIHGKVIKYEICRSVLPEDQQQEQADMSAE
- the LOC6609102 gene encoding zinc finger protein 665 isoform X9, which produces MCAAQNPPPFGYTWGFADNGNRAAESVLEISPNINYTVSGESMPYLLSTDGSLAVQKDVKGLTAGGKNNVVRRMFVVNDPSFPPGTQRVITAGGASTVVKKQDNNQQVLSLDKNYLLVDPATAAAAAAAAGGDSGLAHHHTLTNGSIVDAKTGQTVLTAGSAAAKSHFSSIGALHLTQEECNEILIKRAIAAGHHQTHTITAADGSHHHASGGTPSFCSVGGATTLLGDILPGISVQVQKVIQGLEDNEDSQGEAPNLKLEPGTLELSPKTELQESMHFSETDATIKKERPYSCDECGKSFLLKHHLTTHARVHTGGERPHICTHCGKSFAHKHCLNTHLLLHSTERPYQCQECKKSFTLKHHLLTHSRVHSRERPFVCQECGRAFPLKRHLVTHSKFHAGERPYVCEECGESFAQENHLIMHSRFHGSLNPFVCAECGASFPRKFQLVNHGRIHGKIPHSCTVCGKEFLQKRTLVSHMRRVHTGEQAHPCVSCGEGFLTKAELHQHVRTAHNGVNPNTSSATIIANQQQLQQAHHHQAGQQTHPQTITVVSNPGNSTLLTVSTTDANGVARPQFVCRECGSAFNSREALALHLRLHTGDKSLMTDLCALTAALPGHFLSTASLNPGTVVTANPNLVGQSPVPVQIISSTGQVMSQTTLVQAANSTHPQAVVTAVPTMPVHGQQQHLQHVAQQQQQQQQQQQQQQQHVVSVAPANKPKSHFCASCGKGFAAKHGLMQHNRRHPNGGCTVRTHVCECGKAFFQKNHLMLHQRQHLETKPAISQQQVC